AACGCGAGCTTCCTGTCGGCGGCGGACCGCGCGGAGATCCTCTCCTGGCTCGGCACGCTGCACCCCCTGTGGGAGGAGCGTTACTCCAAGCACTTCCCGCCTCCGCCAGGGCAGTCGCAGCGGCGTCTGCTGCGCCCGGTGTACTGGCTGGGGAACTGGCAGTTCGCCTGCCTCGACTATTACCGGCCCCCGAAGGGGGTGAAGGATCGCTGCGTGAAGGCCGAGCCCTTCCCGGCGGTGTTGCAGCGCCAGGTGGCGAAGGTGGAGGAGCTGGCGCGCCGCATGTTCCGGGGCCCGGACATGCCCCCCGGCTGGCACCTCAACACGTGCCTGGTGAACTTCTACGGCAGCCGCCTCGAGGGCGATCGCTGGGTGGACACCGCGAGGGTGGGGGAGCACAAGGACTTCGAGCCGGGGCCGGTGGCCTCGCTGTCCTTCGGCGAGCGCGCGCTCATCCAGTTCGTCACCTCCACCCGCCCGGGTGAGCGCGACGAGGTGGTGCTGGAGCAGTGGCTCGACGATGGCGCGCTGCAACTCTTCGGTGGCGCGCGCTGGAAGGAGCAGACGTTCCACCGCGTGCAGCGGGTGGACACCCGCGCTGGCCACCTGCTGCCGCCCGAGATGCCGGACTTCCGCACCCGGCGCATCAACCTCACCTTCCGCTACGTGCCAGATGAACACGTGACGCCCTTCGCGCTGCTCTCAC
This Archangium lipolyticum DNA region includes the following protein-coding sequences:
- a CDS encoding alpha-ketoglutarate-dependent dioxygenase AlkB; the encoded protein is MALPPRFGRSLAQKARQRTPGHHYNASFLSAADRAEILSWLGTLHPLWEERYSKHFPPPPGQSQRRLLRPVYWLGNWQFACLDYYRPPKGVKDRCVKAEPFPAVLQRQVAKVEELARRMFRGPDMPPGWHLNTCLVNFYGSRLEGDRWVDTARVGEHKDFEPGPVASLSFGERALIQFVTSTRPGERDEVVLEQWLDDGALQLFGGARWKEQTFHRVQRVDTRAGHLLPPEMPDFRTRRINLTFRYVPDEHVTPFALLSPEAREDVRPYMEKLAEGRAFFRAELERERAAGG